Proteins encoded together in one Vigna angularis cultivar LongXiaoDou No.4 chromosome 5, ASM1680809v1, whole genome shotgun sequence window:
- the LOC108339058 gene encoding disease resistance protein Roq1, whose product MSECMTASDAIIHHTPSSSHAINTYDVFVSFRGEDTRNNFTSSFFGALRRKGIDAFKDDEYLKKGESIAPELLQAIQGSRVFVVVFSKNYAFSTWCLRELSEILNCVNTSTRSVLPIFYDVDPSVVRKQSGCYEKAFAEHKNRFREDKVKMEEAQRWREALTQVTNHIGWDIRNKPQDEQIEEIVQTIKKNLGPNILNLPRDELVGIESRVQNLRNILRFDLLDDVRVVGISGMGGIGKTTLVRALYERICHQYNYRCFIDDVSQIYRDSNSLGIQKHLISQCLNEKNLEICNVIEGTCLVRSRLNNARALIVLDNVDQVQQLRIFSGNRVNLLRECLGGGTRIIIVSRDQQILKIHGVDDIYQVQPLNWKDAIQLFYRNAFKGNYILSDYEKLAPEILSHVEGHPLAIEVIGSSLVGRSLSQWKSVLAALKENKSKNIMDILRISYVQLDEKDQQTFLDIACFFNSYYKDVKEILDFRGFHPEDSIQVLKDKSLITKDPYGFIHMHSLLVDLGRCIVREESPKEPIKWSRLWTLKDLHDAMSENEATRNLEAIVVKYNWEWDDAEIPDETIKADGLSKIKHLKLLYVGDLEFSGSLSHLSNELGYLIWKRYPFECLPQSFQPHKLVELILSGDSIQRLWEGTKPLPNLKRLDLSFCKSLVEMPDVAEALNLERINLEGCIQLEKLNPWIESLRKLVLLNLRNCIKLVILPNTILGLNSLKYLDVRGCSIDSKCLLDEARNAEHLISCLSPSFLFPCLRELDLSFCNLVKIPEDIGKLHCLEILSLEGNNFVELPNLKDLFRLYFLNLGHCKRLKYLPDLPSQTVLPSEPFILPRLPSSKFDSLDFWNDDEVSDYQSAGLIIFSCPGLVEIEQCRRKSFSWTIQILKATYYWPFFGSIMPGSQIPSWFNNEGVKVEKEFLTIGPPPVPHDNNLLGVLYCVIFRLDNETEVKYSRTTNFRNKQIPMDFRRDLVIDQSDHMLIQYIDVSMRPGFGINGFQVHHKWRSNFEMLGYENVVAADVKKYKYRWVNEQDFDYSLPRFDSSEAQVFLI is encoded by the exons ATGTCCGAGTGTATGACCGCGTCCGACGCCATCATCCATCACACCCCTTCTTCATCTCATGCAATTAACACATACGATGTATTTGTGAGCTTTCGTGGTGAAGACACGCGCAACAACTTCACTAGTTCTTTCTTTGGAGCTCTCCGTCGAAAAGGCATTGATGCCTTCAAAGATGACGAATATCTCAAAAAAGGTGAATCCATAGCACCCGAGCTGCTGCAAGCCATTCAAGGCTCTCGAGTTTTCGTTGTTGTCTTCTCAAAGAACTATGCTTTCTCCACTTGGTGCTTACGTGAACTGTCAGAGATACTTAACTGCGTTAATACTTCAACAAGAAGTGTTTTACCTATATTTTACGATGTTGATCCTTCGGTGGTGCGCAAACAGAGTGGATGTTATGAGAAAGCATTTGCAGAACACAAAAATAGATTCAGAGAAGATAAGGTGAAGATGGAGGAAGCTCAAAGATGGAGAGAAGCTCTCACACAAGTGACCAATCACATTGGTTGGGATATCCGAAATAA GCCACAAGATGAACAGATTGAAGAAATTGttcaaaccataaaaaaaaatttgggaccaaatattttaaatcttcCAAGGGATGAACTAGTTGGGATAGAGTCTCGAGTTCAAAACTTAAGAAATATTTTGCGTTTTGATCTCCTTGACGATGTTCGAGTTGTCGGAATAAGTGGAATGGGTGGCATAGGAAAGACAACTCTTGTTCGGGCTTTATATGAAAGAATTTGTCATCAATATAATTATCGTTGTTTTATTGATGATGTAAGCCAAATATATCGAGATTCTAATTCGTTAGGCATACAAAAGCATTTAATTTCTCAGTGTCTGAATGAGAAAAATCTAGAGATTTGCAATGTTATTGAGGGAACATGTTTGGTGCGGTCCAGACTGAACAATGCTAGGGCACTTATAGTTCTTGACAACGTTGATCAAGTTCAACAACTGAGGATATTTAGTGGAAACAGAGTCAATTTGTTGCGAGAGTGCTTAGGTGGAGGAACCAGAATCATCATAGTTTCTAGGGATCAACAAATATTGAAGATCCATGGAGTGGATGATATTTATCAAGTTCAACCGTTGAATTGGAAAGATGCTATCCAACTATTTTATAGAAATGCTTTCAAAGGTAATTATATTTTGAGCGATTATGAAAAGTTGGCACCTGAGATACTATCACATGTTGAAGGCCATCCCTTAGCAATTGAAGTAATTGGATCATCTTTGGTTGGCCGAAGTTTGTCACAATGGAAAAGTGTATTGGCTGcgctaaaagaaaataaaagcaaaaatatTATGGATATTTTGCGCATAAGTTATGTTCAACTGGATGAAAAAGACCAACAAACATTTTTGGATATTGCTTGCTTCTTCAATTCTTATTATAAAGATGTGAAGGAAATTCTAGATTTCCGTGGATTTCATCCTGAAGATAGCATACAAGTGCTCAAAGATAAATCACTCATTACCAAAGATCCCTATGGATTCATACATATGCATAGCTTGCTAGTGGATTTGGGCAGGTGTATTGTTAGGGAAGAATCACCTAAAGAGCCTATAAAGTGGAGTAGGTTGTGGACACTCAAAGATCTCCATGATGCTATGTCAGAGAACGAG GCAACTCGAAACCTTGAAGCAATAGTTGTTAAATATAACTGGGAGTGGGATGATGCTGAAATCCCAG ATGAAACCATCAAGGCAGATGGTCTATCAAAAATTAAACACCTGAAATTGCTTTATGTTGGGGACTTGGAGTTTTCGGGAAGTCTCAGTCATCTTTCGAATGAACTAGGATATCTTATTTGGAAGAGATATCCGTTTGAGTGTTTGCCTCAAAGTTTTCAGCCACACAAACTGGTTGAGTTAATCCTGAGTGGGGACAGTATTCAACGACTGTGGGAAGGCACAAAG CCGTTACCCAATTTGAAGCGTTTGGATCTCTCTTTTTGCAAAAGTTTAGTTGAGATGCCCGATGTAGCAGAGGCCCTAAATCTTGAAAGGATAAATCTTGAAGGATGCATACAGCTCGAAAAACTCAATCCATGGATTGAGAGTCTGAGAAAGCTTGTTCTTTTGAATTTGAGAAACTGCATAAAACTAGTAATCTTACCCAATACTATATTGGGCCTGAATTCTCTTAAATATCTGGATGTCCGTGGTTGTTCAATAGATAGTAAATGCTTACTAGATGAGGCAAGGAACGCAGAGCACTTGATCAGCTGTTTGTCGCCCTCCTTTCTTTTCCCTTGTTTGCGTGAACTCGATCTAAGCTTCTGTAACTTAGTTAAAATTCCTGAGGACATTGGAAAGTTACATTGCTTAGAAATACTAAGTTTAGAGGGAAACAATTTTGTTGAATTGCCTAACCTCAAGGACCTTTTCAGActgtattttttaaacttaGGGCATTGCAAGCGATTGAAATACTTGCCTGATCTCCCTTCACAAACTGTCCTGCCCTCAGAACCTTTCATACTGCCGAGATTACCATCTTCAAAATTTGATTCACTTGATTTTTGGAATGACGATGAGGTAAGTGATTATCAAAGTGCAGGATTAATCATTTTCAGCTGCCCAGGATTAGTTGAGATTGAACAGTGCAGGAGAAAGAGTTTTTCATGGACAATACAAATTCTTAAG GCGACCTACTACTGGCCATTCTTTGGAAGTATTATGCCTGGAAGTCAAATACCGAGTTGGTTCAACAATGAGGGTGTGAAGGTGGAGAAAGAATTTCTAACCATTGGTCCACCTCCCGTTCCGCATGACAATAATTTGCTTGGTGTTTTGTATTGTGTAATATTTCGTCTAGACAATGAAACCGAAGTGAAATATTCAAGAACAACAAATTTTCGAAACAAACAAATTCCAATGGATTTTAGAAGAGATCTAGTCATTGACCAGTCAGATCACATGTTGATACAGTATATCGATGTTTCTATGCGGCCCGGATTTGGTATAAATGGTTTTCAGGTCCATCACAAATGGAGGTCGAATTTCGAAATGTTGGGTTACGAGAATGTTGTTGCGGCGGATGTGAAGAAATATAAGTATCGCTGGGTAAATGAACAAGACTTTGATTACTCATTGCCCAGATTTGACAGCTCGGAAGCGCAAGTTTTCCTTATTTGA